TGGGTGCCGCCGCTGCGCGGTGATCTGCAGGGGCTGCCGGCGTACGGCGCGCCGCAGGTCGCGGCGCGAATCCGCTTGAACACCAACGAGAATCCTTATCCGCCGCCACCCGGCGTGGTCGCCGATCTCGCCGAGGCGGTGACTGCGGCGGCTCGGTCGCTCAACCGGTACCCGGACCGGGACGCCGTCGAGCTGCGCACCGCCCTCGCCGGTTACCTCGGCCACGAGCTCGCGGTGCGGCAGGTGTGGGCGGCCAACGGCTCGAACGAAATCCTGCAGCAGGTGCTGCAGGCGTTCGGCGGTGCCGGCCGGAGTGCGCTCGGCTTCGAGCCGTCGTACTCCATGCATCGCCTGATCGCGCTCGCGACCGGCACGACCTGGATCGCGGCCACCCGTGCGGCGGACTTCACGATCTCGGCAGACGACGCTCGCGCTGCCGTCGTGATGCATCAGCCGGATGTGGTGTTCCTCTGCGCCCCGAACAACCCGACCGGCACCGCGCTGGACCCGGCGGTCCTCGACGCGGTGCTCGATGCGGCGCCGGGCCTGGTCGTCGTCGACGAGGCATACGCCGAGTTCTCCGACCGGCCGTCAACCCTCGACGTTCTTGCCGGCCATCCGCAGCTGCTGGTGAGCCGCACGATGTCGAAGGCGTTTGCGTTTGCCGGCGCGCGGGTTGGCTACCTCGCAGCCGACGCGTCGATCGTCGACGCGCTGCAGCTGGTCAGGTTGCCCTACCACCTGTCGGCGCTGACGCAGGCGGCGGCGCTGGTTGCGCTGCGGCACCGCAGCCAGACGCTTGCCCACGTCGAGCAGATCAGGGCCGACCGCGACGCGCTGGTCCGTTCGTTGCGCGCCCGCGGGTACGACGTCGCGGAGTCCCAGGCAAACTTCGTGCTGGTGGGCGGGCTCGGCGACGAGAAGGCGATGTGGCGCGAGCTGTTGCACCAGGGCGTGTTGGTGCGCGATGTCGGTCTGACCGGACGGCTTCGAGTCAGCGTCGGCACCGGCGAGGAGAGCGAGGCGTTCCTCGACGCGCTCGACCGCGCTGCCACACTTGTGCAATGAGCCGGACCGCGTCGGTGGAGCGCGCCACCAAGGAGTCCCGCGTCGCGGTGACTGTGGATCTCGACGGCACCGGGGTGTCCGACGTCGCTACCGGCGTGCCGTTCTTCGATCACATGCTCGGGCAGCTCGCGAAGCACAGCGAGATCGACCTCACCGTCAATGCCACCGGTGATCTCGAGGTCGACAGCCACCACACCGTCGAGGACACGGCGATCGCGCTCGGACAGGCGCTGCGCGAGGCGCTCGGTGACAAGGCAGGCATCCAGCGGTTCGGGGATGCGATGGTGCCGCTCGACGAGACCCTCGCGCAGGCCGTCGTCGACCTGTCCGGACGGCCGTATTGCGTGCACGACGAGCCACCCCTGGTCGAGCTGATCGGTACCTACGACACGACGTTGACCCGGCACATCTGGGAGTCGATTGCGGCCAGCGCGCAGATCTGCCTGCATGTGCGCGTGCTCGGCGGGCGCAACGCCCACCACATCGTCGAGGCACAGTTCAAGGCCGTCGCCCGGGCGCTCCGCCAAGCGGTGACACTCGACCCTCGGTCGGTCGGCGTGCCGTCGACGAAGGGTGTGTTGTGACGGCGGCTGCGCCGTCGGTGGTGATCGTCGATTACGGGTCGGGCAACCTCCGGTCGGCCGAGCGCGCGTTGGCGTACGCGGGCGCGGCGGTCGAGGTCACCGCGGACCTGAGCCGGGCGAAGGAGTCGGACGGCCTGGTCGTACCGGGGGTCGGCGCGTTCGCGACCTGCATGGCCGGCATCGCCGCCATCGGTGCCGACGATCTGGTCCGGCGCCGAGTCGCCGACGGGGCTCCGGTCCTTGGCATCTGCGTCGGCATGCAGGTCCTCTATCAGTCCGGCGCGGAGCACGGTACGACGACGGCGGGCATCGGCGTGCTGCCCGGCACGATCGAGCGGCTGCCCGCGGCGGTGCTCCCGCACATGGGGTGGAACACGGTCGTCGCAGCGCCGGGCTCTCGGCTGCTCGCCGGTGTGGAGGGCGAGCGGTTCTACTTCGTGCACTCCTACGCCAAGCGTGCGGCCGGGCCGGAGGCGGTCGGCGAAACCGTCGCGGTGCACGGCGCGCCGTTCGTGGCGGCGATCGAGGCCGGGCCGATTGCAGCGACCCAGTTTCACCCGGAGAAGTCGGGTGCCGCCGGCCTGCACCTGCTGCGCAACTGGGTGTCGAGCCTGCGGCCCTGACCGCCGCCTACGCGATCAGCCGTAAGACCGCCGTACCGGCGTCAGTGCGGGAT
The Mycobacteriales bacterium genome window above contains:
- a CDS encoding histidinol-phosphate transaminase, with protein sequence MTASWVPPLRGDLQGLPAYGAPQVAARIRLNTNENPYPPPPGVVADLAEAVTAAARSLNRYPDRDAVELRTALAGYLGHELAVRQVWAANGSNEILQQVLQAFGGAGRSALGFEPSYSMHRLIALATGTTWIAATRAADFTISADDARAAVVMHQPDVVFLCAPNNPTGTALDPAVLDAVLDAAPGLVVVDEAYAEFSDRPSTLDVLAGHPQLLVSRTMSKAFAFAGARVGYLAADASIVDALQLVRLPYHLSALTQAAALVALRHRSQTLAHVEQIRADRDALVRSLRARGYDVAESQANFVLVGGLGDEKAMWRELLHQGVLVRDVGLTGRLRVSVGTGEESEAFLDALDRAATLVQ
- the hisB gene encoding imidazoleglycerol-phosphate dehydratase HisB, whose protein sequence is MSRTASVERATKESRVAVTVDLDGTGVSDVATGVPFFDHMLGQLAKHSEIDLTVNATGDLEVDSHHTVEDTAIALGQALREALGDKAGIQRFGDAMVPLDETLAQAVVDLSGRPYCVHDEPPLVELIGTYDTTLTRHIWESIAASAQICLHVRVLGGRNAHHIVEAQFKAVARALRQAVTLDPRSVGVPSTKGVL
- the hisH gene encoding imidazole glycerol phosphate synthase subunit HisH; this encodes MTAAAPSVVIVDYGSGNLRSAERALAYAGAAVEVTADLSRAKESDGLVVPGVGAFATCMAGIAAIGADDLVRRRVADGAPVLGICVGMQVLYQSGAEHGTTTAGIGVLPGTIERLPAAVLPHMGWNTVVAAPGSRLLAGVEGERFYFVHSYAKRAAGPEAVGETVAVHGAPFVAAIEAGPIAATQFHPEKSGAAGLHLLRNWVSSLRP